A window from Citrus sinensis cultivar Valencia sweet orange chromosome 3, DVS_A1.0, whole genome shotgun sequence encodes these proteins:
- the LOC102619771 gene encoding uncharacterized protein LOC102619771 isoform X2 yields the protein MSLETEDRHTLDQHAESNCDSKKKLKFSYTRDFLLSLKELDACKKLPSGFESFDQSILSEFEDVSQDRPKISGSLSLHGYRRNEYGSSPPTRGELGNYSRGIHGRWDSRSSGRSDKDGDSQSDWDADSGRRYGNQSRKSWQVPEHDGLLGSGSFARPSGYAAGASAPKFRVSDHYQLNRSNEPYHPPRPYKAVPHSRRDGSDSYNDETFGSSECTSEDRAEEERKRRASFELMRKEQQKAFQEKQKLNADKQKDEFDISTLLVDSKDDEGISTQAPASRPLVPPGFANATLERNHGTKIICHSHSSEVGNSELEGGILHAKGSCHLNGMFDGQEKESAEQIGLSSKLESMNIHVSANNKHDKVQNLSSDAEVSNKTIGHDSQLYKKKSNLLKSFIASEESEGIELDAEKPADTKIVGESNKEQPSSILDKLFGSVSTVNSGVSTSVVEPHEVKADDTWSPHAFQTSKFASWFLEEEKKPVEDISSGRPNDLLSLIVGGEKGGIQPFDVKSVGQNSSAYPSQSSELVDRRPASYVAPVTIETSEQLTDININKPPAVPAVLTCEDLEQSILSEISGSDEALLPAVQGWRVSDVITEQTKENADEHASQHLLSLLQKGTGLKDTEASPGVDIMSSDKLHDADVTSIRTGVNDSKGANADNATNSGKSLTLEALFGTAFMKELQSIGAPPSAQKGLVGSGKIDALEFHDGLLPSKLEIGSGRSSYESSSLASNQIDQIKSDRMKEHLSGFDDHRTAVDASELRSEVESKLSGFQRSINSQFREEDSLDTRGDPMKHLRSSSKAELLSSAAPLDISEKLAALNSNFVDERHTAGGQDGSSFLHGPYDVREHDISFHNVHGQPSSPQFHPQLNHVGPMLNPLDPHSANMNSQMKFVAPESILHHDLLPAHQFPANMHRPPFLHPSTGLTGFDAPTHQHPMLQQMQMPGGFPPAHLLRGFPSGPHSNNQMAGVVQDMNPMQGFPFGHRQPNFMGIGMPRMPPPVPGVEGRTNNPETLQRLIEMELRSNPKQIHPFATAGHNQEMYNHELDTGFGYR from the exons ATGAGCTTAGAGACGGAAGACCGGCATACTCTGGATCAGCATGCTGAGTCAAACTGTGATTCTAAAaa GAAGTTAAAGTTTTCATATACAAGAGATTTTTTACTATCTTTGAAAGAATTAGATGCTTGCAAAAAGTTACCCAGTGGATTTGAGTCATTTGACCAATCTATTCTGAG TGAATTTGAGGACGTCTCACAAGATCGACCAAAAATTTCTGGTAGTTTGTCATTGCATGGTTATAGGCGAAATGAGTATGGTTCATCACCGCCTACAAGAGGGGAGTTAGGTAACTATTCTCGAGGAATCCATGGAAGGTGGGATAGTAGGTCTTCAGGACGGAGTGATAAGGATGGTGACTCGCAATCTGACTGGGATGCAG ATTCTGGGAGGCGTTATGGCAATCAATCTAGGAAGTCTTGGCAAGTTCCTGAACATGATGGACTTCTTGGGAGTGGTTCCTTCGCAAGACCATCTGGGTATGCAGCAGGTGCATCAGCTCCAAAATTTCGCGTTAGTGATCACTACCAGCTAAATAGGAGCAATGAGCCTTATCATCCGCCACGTCCTTATAAG GCTGTACCTCACTCACGTAGGGATGGCAGTGACTCATACAATGATGAAACATTTGGTTCTTCTGAGTGTACAAGTGAAGATAGAGCAGAAGAGGAAAGGAAGAGAAGAG CTTCTTTTGAGTTGATGAGAAAGGAACAACAGAAGGCATTTCAAGAAAAGCAGAAGTTAAATGCAGACAAGCAGAAGGATGAATTTGATATCTCTACGTTGCTGGTTGATTCCAAAGATGATGAGGGGATTTCAA CGCAAGCTCCTGCATCAAGGCCACTTGTGCCTCCAGGTTTTGCTAATGCAACTTTGGAACGGAATCATGGAACCAAAATCATATGTCATTCCCATTCATCGGAG GTTGGAAATTCTGAACTTGAAGGTGGCATCTTGCACGCTAAAGGCAGCTGTCATTTGAATGGAATGTTTGATGGACAGGAGAAAGAGTCTGCTGAGCAAATTGGTTTAAGTTCGAAGCTGGAAAGTATGAATATTCATGTTTCAGCTAATAACAAACATGATAAAGTGCAAAATTTATCTTCTGATGCAGAAGTTTCTAATAAGACAATAGGCCATGATAGTCAATTGTACAAGAAGAAATCTAATCTTTTGAAATCCTTCATAGCTTCAGAGGAAAGTGAAGGTATAGAACTTGATGCTGAGAAGCCTGCAGACACTAAAATTGTGGGAGAATCCAATAAGGAGCAGCCGTCTTCAATTCTAGATAAGCTTTTCGGCAGTGTTTCAACAGTCAATAGTGGTGTCTCCACTAGTGTTGTTGAG CCACATGAGGTTAAAGCAGATGATACGTGGAGTCCCCATGCCTTCCAGACTTCAAAGTTTGCTTCTTGGTTTCTTGAAGAAG aaAAGAAGCCAGTTGAGGATATCTCATCTGGCAGGCCAAATGACTTGCTCTCACTAATTGTGGGTGGTGAAAAAGGTGGAATTCAGCCTTTTGATGTGAAATCTGTTGGACAAAACTCGTCCGCTTATCCATCCCAAAGCTCAGAACTTGTGGACAGGCGTCCAGCATCATATGTTGCTCCTGTTACAATTGAGACCTCTGAGCAATTGACTGatattaatatcaataaacCACCAGCAGTTCCAGCTGTTCTCACATGTGAAGACCTTGAACAGTCAATTCTATCTGAAATTAGTGGAAGTGATGAAGCTTTGCTGCCAGCTGTGCAAGGCTGGAGAGTTTCAGATGTGATTACTGAACAGACAAAGGAAAATGCAGATGAGCATGCATCCCAACACCTCCTATCATTGTTGCAGAAGGGAACGGGCCTTAAAGACACAGAAGCTTCCCCTGGTGTAGACATCATGTCTTCGGATAAACTGCATGATGCGGATGTAACAAGTATCCGGACTGGAGTTAATGATTCAAAAGGGGCAAATGCTGATAATGCTACTAATTCAGGGAAGAGTCTGACTCTTGAAGCGCTTTTTGGGACGGCTTTTATGAAGGAACTGCAATCTATAGGAGCACCACCATCTGCCCAAAAGGGCTTAGTTGGATCTGGAAAAATTGATGCTTTGGAATTCCATGATGGTCTCCTTCCTTCTAAACTGGAGATAGGATCCGGTAGGAGCAGTTATGAAAGCAGTTCTCTGGCATCTAATCAAAtagatcaaatcaaatcagatAGGATGAAAGAGCACTTATCAGGCTTTGATGATCATCGAACTGCAGTAGATGCATCAGAGCTTCGGAGTGAAGTAGAGTCTAAACTCAGTGGCTTTCAAAGGTCTATCAATAGCCAATTTCGTGAAGAGGATAGCTTGGATACACGTGGTGATCCTATGAAACACCTTAGGAGTTCATCTAAAGCCGAATTGTTGTCCTCTGCTGCACCTCTTGACATTAGTGAAAAACTAGCAGCCCTAAATTCTAACTTTGTGGATGAAAGACATACTGCTGGAGGTCAAGACGGTTCATCTTTTCTTCATGGGCCCTATGATGTGAGGGAGCATGatatttcatttcataatGTTCATGGTCAACCATCTTCTCCACAGTTTCACCCTCAGTTGAATCATGTGGGACCCATGTTGAATCCATTAGATCCACATTCCGCTAACATGAATTCTCAGATGAAGTTCGTTGCCCCGGAGAGTATCTTACATCATGACCTTTTACCAGCTCATCAGTTTCCTGCGAATATGCATCGCCCCCCTTTCCTTCATCCCAGCACTGGACTAACTGGATTTGATGCTCCCACTCATCAACATCCTATGTTACAGCAAATGCAGATGCCAGGAGGTTTTCCTCCAGCTCACCTACTACGTGGATTTCCCAGTGGTCCTCATTCAAACAATCAAATGGCCGGTGTTGTACAAGATATGAACCCAATGCAAGGTTTCCCGTTTGGACATCGGCAGCCCAATTTTATGGGCATTGGAATGCCACGAATGCCGCCACCAG TTCCTGGAGTTGAGGGCCGAACCAATAATCCGGAGACACTTCAAAGGCTCATTGAGATGGAACTCAGATCAAACCCAAAGCAGATTCACCCTTTTGCAACTGCTGGCCACAACCAGGAAATGTACAACCATGAGCTAGACACGGGTTTCGGGTATAGATAG
- the LOC102619771 gene encoding uncharacterized protein LOC102619771 isoform X1, whose product MSLETEDRHTLDQHAESNCDSKKKLKFSYTRDFLLSLKELDACKKLPSGFESFDQSILSEFEDVSQDRPKISGSLSLHGYRRNEYGSSPPTRGELGNYSRGIHGRWDSRSSGRSDKDGDSQSDWDADSGRRYGNQSRKSWQVPEHDGLLGSGSFARPSGYAAGASAPKFRVSDHYQLNRSNEPYHPPRPYKAVPHSRRDGSDSYNDETFGSSECTSEDRAEEERKRRASFELMRKEQQKAFQEKQKLNADKQKDEFDISTLLVDSKDDEGISSKSKQFDEAVLLPATNKDSDKSVLAAQAPASRPLVPPGFANATLERNHGTKIICHSHSSEVGNSELEGGILHAKGSCHLNGMFDGQEKESAEQIGLSSKLESMNIHVSANNKHDKVQNLSSDAEVSNKTIGHDSQLYKKKSNLLKSFIASEESEGIELDAEKPADTKIVGESNKEQPSSILDKLFGSVSTVNSGVSTSVVEPHEVKADDTWSPHAFQTSKFASWFLEEEKKPVEDISSGRPNDLLSLIVGGEKGGIQPFDVKSVGQNSSAYPSQSSELVDRRPASYVAPVTIETSEQLTDININKPPAVPAVLTCEDLEQSILSEISGSDEALLPAVQGWRVSDVITEQTKENADEHASQHLLSLLQKGTGLKDTEASPGVDIMSSDKLHDADVTSIRTGVNDSKGANADNATNSGKSLTLEALFGTAFMKELQSIGAPPSAQKGLVGSGKIDALEFHDGLLPSKLEIGSGRSSYESSSLASNQIDQIKSDRMKEHLSGFDDHRTAVDASELRSEVESKLSGFQRSINSQFREEDSLDTRGDPMKHLRSSSKAELLSSAAPLDISEKLAALNSNFVDERHTAGGQDGSSFLHGPYDVREHDISFHNVHGQPSSPQFHPQLNHVGPMLNPLDPHSANMNSQMKFVAPESILHHDLLPAHQFPANMHRPPFLHPSTGLTGFDAPTHQHPMLQQMQMPGGFPPAHLLRGFPSGPHSNNQMAGVVQDMNPMQGFPFGHRQPNFMGIGMPRMPPPVPGVEGRTNNPETLQRLIEMELRSNPKQIHPFATAGHNQEMYNHELDTGFGYR is encoded by the exons ATGAGCTTAGAGACGGAAGACCGGCATACTCTGGATCAGCATGCTGAGTCAAACTGTGATTCTAAAaa GAAGTTAAAGTTTTCATATACAAGAGATTTTTTACTATCTTTGAAAGAATTAGATGCTTGCAAAAAGTTACCCAGTGGATTTGAGTCATTTGACCAATCTATTCTGAG TGAATTTGAGGACGTCTCACAAGATCGACCAAAAATTTCTGGTAGTTTGTCATTGCATGGTTATAGGCGAAATGAGTATGGTTCATCACCGCCTACAAGAGGGGAGTTAGGTAACTATTCTCGAGGAATCCATGGAAGGTGGGATAGTAGGTCTTCAGGACGGAGTGATAAGGATGGTGACTCGCAATCTGACTGGGATGCAG ATTCTGGGAGGCGTTATGGCAATCAATCTAGGAAGTCTTGGCAAGTTCCTGAACATGATGGACTTCTTGGGAGTGGTTCCTTCGCAAGACCATCTGGGTATGCAGCAGGTGCATCAGCTCCAAAATTTCGCGTTAGTGATCACTACCAGCTAAATAGGAGCAATGAGCCTTATCATCCGCCACGTCCTTATAAG GCTGTACCTCACTCACGTAGGGATGGCAGTGACTCATACAATGATGAAACATTTGGTTCTTCTGAGTGTACAAGTGAAGATAGAGCAGAAGAGGAAAGGAAGAGAAGAG CTTCTTTTGAGTTGATGAGAAAGGAACAACAGAAGGCATTTCAAGAAAAGCAGAAGTTAAATGCAGACAAGCAGAAGGATGAATTTGATATCTCTACGTTGCTGGTTGATTCCAAAGATGATGAGGGGATTTCAAGTAAAAGCAAACAATTTGATGAAGCTGTGCTGCTGCCTGCTACGAATAAGGATTCTGATAAATCTGTTCTTGCAGCGCAAGCTCCTGCATCAAGGCCACTTGTGCCTCCAGGTTTTGCTAATGCAACTTTGGAACGGAATCATGGAACCAAAATCATATGTCATTCCCATTCATCGGAG GTTGGAAATTCTGAACTTGAAGGTGGCATCTTGCACGCTAAAGGCAGCTGTCATTTGAATGGAATGTTTGATGGACAGGAGAAAGAGTCTGCTGAGCAAATTGGTTTAAGTTCGAAGCTGGAAAGTATGAATATTCATGTTTCAGCTAATAACAAACATGATAAAGTGCAAAATTTATCTTCTGATGCAGAAGTTTCTAATAAGACAATAGGCCATGATAGTCAATTGTACAAGAAGAAATCTAATCTTTTGAAATCCTTCATAGCTTCAGAGGAAAGTGAAGGTATAGAACTTGATGCTGAGAAGCCTGCAGACACTAAAATTGTGGGAGAATCCAATAAGGAGCAGCCGTCTTCAATTCTAGATAAGCTTTTCGGCAGTGTTTCAACAGTCAATAGTGGTGTCTCCACTAGTGTTGTTGAG CCACATGAGGTTAAAGCAGATGATACGTGGAGTCCCCATGCCTTCCAGACTTCAAAGTTTGCTTCTTGGTTTCTTGAAGAAG aaAAGAAGCCAGTTGAGGATATCTCATCTGGCAGGCCAAATGACTTGCTCTCACTAATTGTGGGTGGTGAAAAAGGTGGAATTCAGCCTTTTGATGTGAAATCTGTTGGACAAAACTCGTCCGCTTATCCATCCCAAAGCTCAGAACTTGTGGACAGGCGTCCAGCATCATATGTTGCTCCTGTTACAATTGAGACCTCTGAGCAATTGACTGatattaatatcaataaacCACCAGCAGTTCCAGCTGTTCTCACATGTGAAGACCTTGAACAGTCAATTCTATCTGAAATTAGTGGAAGTGATGAAGCTTTGCTGCCAGCTGTGCAAGGCTGGAGAGTTTCAGATGTGATTACTGAACAGACAAAGGAAAATGCAGATGAGCATGCATCCCAACACCTCCTATCATTGTTGCAGAAGGGAACGGGCCTTAAAGACACAGAAGCTTCCCCTGGTGTAGACATCATGTCTTCGGATAAACTGCATGATGCGGATGTAACAAGTATCCGGACTGGAGTTAATGATTCAAAAGGGGCAAATGCTGATAATGCTACTAATTCAGGGAAGAGTCTGACTCTTGAAGCGCTTTTTGGGACGGCTTTTATGAAGGAACTGCAATCTATAGGAGCACCACCATCTGCCCAAAAGGGCTTAGTTGGATCTGGAAAAATTGATGCTTTGGAATTCCATGATGGTCTCCTTCCTTCTAAACTGGAGATAGGATCCGGTAGGAGCAGTTATGAAAGCAGTTCTCTGGCATCTAATCAAAtagatcaaatcaaatcagatAGGATGAAAGAGCACTTATCAGGCTTTGATGATCATCGAACTGCAGTAGATGCATCAGAGCTTCGGAGTGAAGTAGAGTCTAAACTCAGTGGCTTTCAAAGGTCTATCAATAGCCAATTTCGTGAAGAGGATAGCTTGGATACACGTGGTGATCCTATGAAACACCTTAGGAGTTCATCTAAAGCCGAATTGTTGTCCTCTGCTGCACCTCTTGACATTAGTGAAAAACTAGCAGCCCTAAATTCTAACTTTGTGGATGAAAGACATACTGCTGGAGGTCAAGACGGTTCATCTTTTCTTCATGGGCCCTATGATGTGAGGGAGCATGatatttcatttcataatGTTCATGGTCAACCATCTTCTCCACAGTTTCACCCTCAGTTGAATCATGTGGGACCCATGTTGAATCCATTAGATCCACATTCCGCTAACATGAATTCTCAGATGAAGTTCGTTGCCCCGGAGAGTATCTTACATCATGACCTTTTACCAGCTCATCAGTTTCCTGCGAATATGCATCGCCCCCCTTTCCTTCATCCCAGCACTGGACTAACTGGATTTGATGCTCCCACTCATCAACATCCTATGTTACAGCAAATGCAGATGCCAGGAGGTTTTCCTCCAGCTCACCTACTACGTGGATTTCCCAGTGGTCCTCATTCAAACAATCAAATGGCCGGTGTTGTACAAGATATGAACCCAATGCAAGGTTTCCCGTTTGGACATCGGCAGCCCAATTTTATGGGCATTGGAATGCCACGAATGCCGCCACCAG TTCCTGGAGTTGAGGGCCGAACCAATAATCCGGAGACACTTCAAAGGCTCATTGAGATGGAACTCAGATCAAACCCAAAGCAGATTCACCCTTTTGCAACTGCTGGCCACAACCAGGAAATGTACAACCATGAGCTAGACACGGGTTTCGGGTATAGATAG
- the LOC102619771 gene encoding uncharacterized protein LOC102619771 isoform X4 yields the protein MSLETEDRHTLDQHAESNCDSKKKLKFSYTRDFLLSLKELDACKKLPSGFESFDQSILSEFEDVSQDRPKISGSLSLHGYRRNEYGSSPPTRGELGNYSRGIHGRWDSRSSGRSDKDGDSQSDWDADSGRRYGNQSRKSWQVPEHDGLLGSGSFARPSGYAAGASAPKFRVSDHYQLNRSNEPYHPPRPYKAVPHSRRDGSDSYNDETFGSSECTSEDRAEEERKRRASFELMRKEQQKAFQEKQKLNADKQKDEFDISTLLVDSKDDEGISSKSKQFDEAVLLPATNKDSDKSVLAAQAPASRPLVPPGFANATLERNHGTKIICHSHSSEVGNSELEGGILHAKGSCHLNGMFDGQEKESAEQIGLSSKLEKESEGIELDAEKPADTKIVGESNKEQPSSILDKLFGSVSTVNSGVSTSVVEPHEVKADDTWSPHAFQTSKFASWFLEEEKKPVEDISSGRPNDLLSLIVGGEKGGIQPFDVKSVGQNSSAYPSQSSELVDRRPASYVAPVTIETSEQLTDININKPPAVPAVLTCEDLEQSILSEISGSDEALLPAVQGWRVSDVITEQTKENADEHASQHLLSLLQKGTGLKDTEASPGVDIMSSDKLHDADVTSIRTGVNDSKGANADNATNSGKSLTLEALFGTAFMKELQSIGAPPSAQKGLVGSGKIDALEFHDGLLPSKLEIGSGRSSYESSSLASNQIDQIKSDRMKEHLSGFDDHRTAVDASELRSEVESKLSGFQRSINSQFREEDSLDTRGDPMKHLRSSSKAELLSSAAPLDISEKLAALNSNFVDERHTAGGQDGSSFLHGPYDVREHDISFHNVHGQPSSPQFHPQLNHVGPMLNPLDPHSANMNSQMKFVAPESILHHDLLPAHQFPANMHRPPFLHPSTGLTGFDAPTHQHPMLQQMQMPGGFPPAHLLRGFPSGPHSNNQMAGVVQDMNPMQGFPFGHRQPNFMGIGMPRMPPPVPGVEGRTNNPETLQRLIEMELRSNPKQIHPFATAGHNQEMYNHELDTGFGYR from the exons ATGAGCTTAGAGACGGAAGACCGGCATACTCTGGATCAGCATGCTGAGTCAAACTGTGATTCTAAAaa GAAGTTAAAGTTTTCATATACAAGAGATTTTTTACTATCTTTGAAAGAATTAGATGCTTGCAAAAAGTTACCCAGTGGATTTGAGTCATTTGACCAATCTATTCTGAG TGAATTTGAGGACGTCTCACAAGATCGACCAAAAATTTCTGGTAGTTTGTCATTGCATGGTTATAGGCGAAATGAGTATGGTTCATCACCGCCTACAAGAGGGGAGTTAGGTAACTATTCTCGAGGAATCCATGGAAGGTGGGATAGTAGGTCTTCAGGACGGAGTGATAAGGATGGTGACTCGCAATCTGACTGGGATGCAG ATTCTGGGAGGCGTTATGGCAATCAATCTAGGAAGTCTTGGCAAGTTCCTGAACATGATGGACTTCTTGGGAGTGGTTCCTTCGCAAGACCATCTGGGTATGCAGCAGGTGCATCAGCTCCAAAATTTCGCGTTAGTGATCACTACCAGCTAAATAGGAGCAATGAGCCTTATCATCCGCCACGTCCTTATAAG GCTGTACCTCACTCACGTAGGGATGGCAGTGACTCATACAATGATGAAACATTTGGTTCTTCTGAGTGTACAAGTGAAGATAGAGCAGAAGAGGAAAGGAAGAGAAGAG CTTCTTTTGAGTTGATGAGAAAGGAACAACAGAAGGCATTTCAAGAAAAGCAGAAGTTAAATGCAGACAAGCAGAAGGATGAATTTGATATCTCTACGTTGCTGGTTGATTCCAAAGATGATGAGGGGATTTCAAGTAAAAGCAAACAATTTGATGAAGCTGTGCTGCTGCCTGCTACGAATAAGGATTCTGATAAATCTGTTCTTGCAGCGCAAGCTCCTGCATCAAGGCCACTTGTGCCTCCAGGTTTTGCTAATGCAACTTTGGAACGGAATCATGGAACCAAAATCATATGTCATTCCCATTCATCGGAG GTTGGAAATTCTGAACTTGAAGGTGGCATCTTGCACGCTAAAGGCAGCTGTCATTTGAATGGAATGTTTGATGGACAGGAGAAAGAGTCTGCTGAGCAAATTGGTTTAAGTTCGAAGCTGGAAA AGGAAAGTGAAGGTATAGAACTTGATGCTGAGAAGCCTGCAGACACTAAAATTGTGGGAGAATCCAATAAGGAGCAGCCGTCTTCAATTCTAGATAAGCTTTTCGGCAGTGTTTCAACAGTCAATAGTGGTGTCTCCACTAGTGTTGTTGAG CCACATGAGGTTAAAGCAGATGATACGTGGAGTCCCCATGCCTTCCAGACTTCAAAGTTTGCTTCTTGGTTTCTTGAAGAAG aaAAGAAGCCAGTTGAGGATATCTCATCTGGCAGGCCAAATGACTTGCTCTCACTAATTGTGGGTGGTGAAAAAGGTGGAATTCAGCCTTTTGATGTGAAATCTGTTGGACAAAACTCGTCCGCTTATCCATCCCAAAGCTCAGAACTTGTGGACAGGCGTCCAGCATCATATGTTGCTCCTGTTACAATTGAGACCTCTGAGCAATTGACTGatattaatatcaataaacCACCAGCAGTTCCAGCTGTTCTCACATGTGAAGACCTTGAACAGTCAATTCTATCTGAAATTAGTGGAAGTGATGAAGCTTTGCTGCCAGCTGTGCAAGGCTGGAGAGTTTCAGATGTGATTACTGAACAGACAAAGGAAAATGCAGATGAGCATGCATCCCAACACCTCCTATCATTGTTGCAGAAGGGAACGGGCCTTAAAGACACAGAAGCTTCCCCTGGTGTAGACATCATGTCTTCGGATAAACTGCATGATGCGGATGTAACAAGTATCCGGACTGGAGTTAATGATTCAAAAGGGGCAAATGCTGATAATGCTACTAATTCAGGGAAGAGTCTGACTCTTGAAGCGCTTTTTGGGACGGCTTTTATGAAGGAACTGCAATCTATAGGAGCACCACCATCTGCCCAAAAGGGCTTAGTTGGATCTGGAAAAATTGATGCTTTGGAATTCCATGATGGTCTCCTTCCTTCTAAACTGGAGATAGGATCCGGTAGGAGCAGTTATGAAAGCAGTTCTCTGGCATCTAATCAAAtagatcaaatcaaatcagatAGGATGAAAGAGCACTTATCAGGCTTTGATGATCATCGAACTGCAGTAGATGCATCAGAGCTTCGGAGTGAAGTAGAGTCTAAACTCAGTGGCTTTCAAAGGTCTATCAATAGCCAATTTCGTGAAGAGGATAGCTTGGATACACGTGGTGATCCTATGAAACACCTTAGGAGTTCATCTAAAGCCGAATTGTTGTCCTCTGCTGCACCTCTTGACATTAGTGAAAAACTAGCAGCCCTAAATTCTAACTTTGTGGATGAAAGACATACTGCTGGAGGTCAAGACGGTTCATCTTTTCTTCATGGGCCCTATGATGTGAGGGAGCATGatatttcatttcataatGTTCATGGTCAACCATCTTCTCCACAGTTTCACCCTCAGTTGAATCATGTGGGACCCATGTTGAATCCATTAGATCCACATTCCGCTAACATGAATTCTCAGATGAAGTTCGTTGCCCCGGAGAGTATCTTACATCATGACCTTTTACCAGCTCATCAGTTTCCTGCGAATATGCATCGCCCCCCTTTCCTTCATCCCAGCACTGGACTAACTGGATTTGATGCTCCCACTCATCAACATCCTATGTTACAGCAAATGCAGATGCCAGGAGGTTTTCCTCCAGCTCACCTACTACGTGGATTTCCCAGTGGTCCTCATTCAAACAATCAAATGGCCGGTGTTGTACAAGATATGAACCCAATGCAAGGTTTCCCGTTTGGACATCGGCAGCCCAATTTTATGGGCATTGGAATGCCACGAATGCCGCCACCAG TTCCTGGAGTTGAGGGCCGAACCAATAATCCGGAGACACTTCAAAGGCTCATTGAGATGGAACTCAGATCAAACCCAAAGCAGATTCACCCTTTTGCAACTGCTGGCCACAACCAGGAAATGTACAACCATGAGCTAGACACGGGTTTCGGGTATAGATAG